One stretch of Sphingomonas ginsenosidivorax DNA includes these proteins:
- a CDS encoding phosphoribosyl-ATP diphosphatase: MADPILDRLETTIRARRDAPADASYTASLFTKGRTKIAQKVGEEAVETVIAACSGDGASIVYEAADLLFHLAVLLADAGLSLKDVRAELERREGVGGLVEKAGRTA, encoded by the coding sequence GAGACGACGATCCGTGCGCGACGCGACGCCCCCGCCGACGCCTCCTACACCGCTAGTCTCTTCACCAAGGGTCGTACAAAAATCGCTCAGAAGGTCGGCGAGGAAGCGGTCGAAACGGTGATCGCAGCCTGTTCCGGCGATGGGGCGAGCATCGTGTATGAGGCGGCGGACTTGCTGTTTCACCTTGCGGTCCTGTTGGCTGATGCTGGGCTGAGTTTGAAGGATGTACGGGCCGAACTTGAACGGCGCGAGGGCGTAGGCGGGCTCGTCGAGAAAGCTGGGCGGACCGCTTGA